The following are from one region of the Mangifera indica cultivar Alphonso chromosome 14, CATAS_Mindica_2.1, whole genome shotgun sequence genome:
- the LOC123196259 gene encoding inactive poly [ADP-ribose] polymerase RCD1-like isoform X1 gives MDPKIAKVSGSSRRVVLGLKRKRASPHAANFTGAIRAVLQRSPHYKSTQKLGKRRKLDGCKNKVFSGCHFKKPLLRYYSNYKKSGIPQRLMYYENGDWTDFPQDLIAFVKKDFQAKKGAVEVEQDGHLFLLDFLHMLQLDLKTGTQQPIAWIDEAGACFFPEIYTNDDELYDFCQNECGKDHESMFRDSYGPHEIKLQLEIDIAGVEQAKLKECSGESNAVVKHLEIGQKSSGNQYVVEVEDSCNPKTDAKLDEAIEENQHMKTNLVTRNELVDEKLDSDAVREFFLKGMRQFDGVDILEIQCCASPMMSARFELFQKQVEITKKYRGDPNVRYAWLATSKVALPMIMAYGLGLCGAYTTESTYGIGVHLAAASYPDTSANYCDVDENGVQHMVFCRVIMGNMEHLCPGTKRFHPSTEDFDSGVDDLQNPRHFVVWNMNVHTHVYPEFVVSFKIASNGEVLYVVSIGNMVGSENQHTISAVTKFSLGLQNPMQLESTTVDFRNASPLVSEFGGSLGKAPSTNSNSPRAPKSPWMPFPMLFAAISNKVSPKDMELITNHYDLFKAKKISRGDFVKKLRVIVGDVLLRSTILSLQCKVPLKREVETVKQNVEGSPELQLTLGLSARV, from the exons ATGGATCCAAAGATCGCAAAGGTATCGGGTAGTAGTCGTAGAGTTGTGCTCGGCCTGAAGAGGAAGAGAGCATCTCCACATGCTGCAAATTTTACTGGAGCTATCCGAGCAGTTTTGCAGCGTTCACCCCATTACAAATCAACCCAAAAGCTTGGAAAGAGAAGGAAATTAGATGGATGCAAAAACAAAGTTTTCAGTGGGTGTCATTTTAAAAAACCCTTACTGCGTTATTACTCAAATTACAAGAAAAGTGGTATTCCACAACGTCTTATGTACTATGAGAATGGTGATTGGACTGATTTTCCTCAGGATCTTATTGCTTTTGTGAAGAAAGATTTTCAAGCGAAGAAGGGAGCTGTTGAGGTTGAGCAAGATGGTCATCTTTTTCTGCTTGATTTCCTGCATATGTTGCAACTGGATTTGAAAACAGGTACACAACAACCGATTGCTTGGATTGATGAAGCAGGTGCTTGTTTCTTTCCGGAAATTTACACCAATGATGATGAATTGTATGACTTTTGCCAAAATGAATGTGGCAAAGATCATGAATCAATGTTTAGAGATTCTTATGGGCCCCATGAAATAAAGCTGCAGCTTGAGATTGACATAGCTGGAGTGGAGCAGGCTAAGTTGAAGGAATGTAGCGGGGAGTCAAATGCTGTTGTTAAGCATCTCGAAATTGGACAAAAGTCATCTGGTAACCAGTATGTTGTGGAAGTTGAGGATAGTTGCAACCCGAAAACTGATGCAAAACTAGATGAAGCTATTGAGGAAAATCAGCATATGAAAACCAACTTAGTGACCCGAAACgaattggttgatgaaaagCTGGATTCTGATGCTGTACGGGAGTTTTTTTTAAAGGGTATGAGGCAGTTTGATGGTGTAGACATACTTGAAATACAGTGCTGTGCTAGTCCTATGATGTCAGCACGTTTTGAGCTTTTCCAGAAACAAGTTGAAATTACAAAGAAGTACCGTGGGGATCCAAATGTTCGATATGCATGGCTTGCTACATCGAAAGTAGCACTACCTATGATTATGGCGTATGGACTCGGGCTTTGTGGAGCATACACAACTGAGTCCACATATGGCATTGGTGTCCATCTTGCTGCTGCAAGCTATCCTGATACCAG TGCAAATTACTGTGATGTTGACGAAAATGGGGTACAACACATGGTGTTTTGTCGTGTTATTATGGGAAATATGGAGCATTTATGCCCTGGAACTAAACGGTTTCATCCCAGTACAGAGGATTTTGATAGTGGAGTAGATGATCTTCAGAATCCAAGACATTTCGTAGTCTGGAATATGAATGTGCATACCCATGTTTATCCAGAGTTTGTTGTTAGTTTCAAGATTGCCTCCAATGGTGAAG TACTTTATGTTGTCTCTATAGGGAATATGGTTGGAAGTGAAAATCAGCATACAATTTCTGCAGTCACTAAATTTTCACTAGGGCTTCAAAACCCCATGCAATTGGAATCCACTACAGTTGATTTT AGAAATGCTAGTCCTCTGGTTTCAGAATTTGGGGGATCTCTGGGAAAAGCTCCTAGTACTAATTCAAATAGTCCAAGGGCTCCCAAATCCCCCTGGATGCCTTTTCCTATGTTATTTGCTGCCATCTCGAATAAAGTTTCTCCTAAAGACATGGAACTAATTACCAATCATTATGATCTGTTCAAG GCAAAGAAGATAAGCCGGGGTGATTTTGTTAAAAAGTTGCGAGTGATAGTTGGAGATGTTTTGTTGAGGTCTACAATACTTTCTCTTCAGTGTAAG GTACCATTGAAGCGTGAAGTTGAAACGGTGAAGCAAAATGTCGAAGGATCACCTGAGCTTCAGTTAACGCTAGGACTGTCTGCCAGAGTCTGA
- the LOC123196259 gene encoding inactive poly [ADP-ribose] polymerase RCD1-like isoform X2, whose amino-acid sequence MDPKIAKVSGSSRRVVLGLKRKRASPHAANFTGAIRAVLQRSPHYKSTQKLGKRRKLDGCKNKVFSGCHFKKPLLRYYSNYKKSGIPQRLMYYENGDWTDFPQDLIAFVKKDFQAKKGAVEVEQDGHLFLLDFLHMLQLDLKTGTQQPIAWIDEAGACFFPEIYTNDDELYDFCQNECGKDHESMFRDSYGPHEIKLQLEIDIAGVEQAKLKECSGESNAVVKHLEIGQKSSGNQYVVEVEDSCNPKTDAKLDEAIEENQHMKTNLVTRNELVDEKLDSDAVREFFLKGMRQFDGVDILEIQCCASPMMSARFELFQKQVEITKKYRGDPNVRYAWLATSKVALPMIMAYGLGLCGAYTTESTYGIGVHLAAASYPDTSANYCDVDENGVQHMVFCRVIMGNMEHLCPGTKRFHPSTEDFDSGVDDLQNPRHFVVWNMNVHTHVYPEFVVSFKIASNGEGNMVGSENQHTISAVTKFSLGLQNPMQLESTTVDFRNASPLVSEFGGSLGKAPSTNSNSPRAPKSPWMPFPMLFAAISNKVSPKDMELITNHYDLFKAKKISRGDFVKKLRVIVGDVLLRSTILSLQCKVPLKREVETVKQNVEGSPELQLTLGLSARV is encoded by the exons ATGGATCCAAAGATCGCAAAGGTATCGGGTAGTAGTCGTAGAGTTGTGCTCGGCCTGAAGAGGAAGAGAGCATCTCCACATGCTGCAAATTTTACTGGAGCTATCCGAGCAGTTTTGCAGCGTTCACCCCATTACAAATCAACCCAAAAGCTTGGAAAGAGAAGGAAATTAGATGGATGCAAAAACAAAGTTTTCAGTGGGTGTCATTTTAAAAAACCCTTACTGCGTTATTACTCAAATTACAAGAAAAGTGGTATTCCACAACGTCTTATGTACTATGAGAATGGTGATTGGACTGATTTTCCTCAGGATCTTATTGCTTTTGTGAAGAAAGATTTTCAAGCGAAGAAGGGAGCTGTTGAGGTTGAGCAAGATGGTCATCTTTTTCTGCTTGATTTCCTGCATATGTTGCAACTGGATTTGAAAACAGGTACACAACAACCGATTGCTTGGATTGATGAAGCAGGTGCTTGTTTCTTTCCGGAAATTTACACCAATGATGATGAATTGTATGACTTTTGCCAAAATGAATGTGGCAAAGATCATGAATCAATGTTTAGAGATTCTTATGGGCCCCATGAAATAAAGCTGCAGCTTGAGATTGACATAGCTGGAGTGGAGCAGGCTAAGTTGAAGGAATGTAGCGGGGAGTCAAATGCTGTTGTTAAGCATCTCGAAATTGGACAAAAGTCATCTGGTAACCAGTATGTTGTGGAAGTTGAGGATAGTTGCAACCCGAAAACTGATGCAAAACTAGATGAAGCTATTGAGGAAAATCAGCATATGAAAACCAACTTAGTGACCCGAAACgaattggttgatgaaaagCTGGATTCTGATGCTGTACGGGAGTTTTTTTTAAAGGGTATGAGGCAGTTTGATGGTGTAGACATACTTGAAATACAGTGCTGTGCTAGTCCTATGATGTCAGCACGTTTTGAGCTTTTCCAGAAACAAGTTGAAATTACAAAGAAGTACCGTGGGGATCCAAATGTTCGATATGCATGGCTTGCTACATCGAAAGTAGCACTACCTATGATTATGGCGTATGGACTCGGGCTTTGTGGAGCATACACAACTGAGTCCACATATGGCATTGGTGTCCATCTTGCTGCTGCAAGCTATCCTGATACCAG TGCAAATTACTGTGATGTTGACGAAAATGGGGTACAACACATGGTGTTTTGTCGTGTTATTATGGGAAATATGGAGCATTTATGCCCTGGAACTAAACGGTTTCATCCCAGTACAGAGGATTTTGATAGTGGAGTAGATGATCTTCAGAATCCAAGACATTTCGTAGTCTGGAATATGAATGTGCATACCCATGTTTATCCAGAGTTTGTTGTTAGTTTCAAGATTGCCTCCAATGGTGAAG GGAATATGGTTGGAAGTGAAAATCAGCATACAATTTCTGCAGTCACTAAATTTTCACTAGGGCTTCAAAACCCCATGCAATTGGAATCCACTACAGTTGATTTT AGAAATGCTAGTCCTCTGGTTTCAGAATTTGGGGGATCTCTGGGAAAAGCTCCTAGTACTAATTCAAATAGTCCAAGGGCTCCCAAATCCCCCTGGATGCCTTTTCCTATGTTATTTGCTGCCATCTCGAATAAAGTTTCTCCTAAAGACATGGAACTAATTACCAATCATTATGATCTGTTCAAG GCAAAGAAGATAAGCCGGGGTGATTTTGTTAAAAAGTTGCGAGTGATAGTTGGAGATGTTTTGTTGAGGTCTACAATACTTTCTCTTCAGTGTAAG GTACCATTGAAGCGTGAAGTTGAAACGGTGAAGCAAAATGTCGAAGGATCACCTGAGCTTCAGTTAACGCTAGGACTGTCTGCCAGAGTCTGA
- the LOC123196259 gene encoding inactive poly [ADP-ribose] polymerase RCD1-like isoform X3 has translation MDPKIAKVSGSSRRVVLGLKRKRASPHAANFTGAIRAVLQRSPHYKSTQKLGKRRKLDGCKNKVFSGCHFKKPLLRYYSNYKKSGIPQRLMYYENGDWTDFPQDLIAFVKKDFQAKKGAVEVEQDGHLFLLDFLHMLQLDLKTGTQQPIAWIDEAGACFFPEIYTNDDELYDFCQNECGKDHESMFRDSYGPHEIKLQLEIDIAGVEQAKLKECSGESNAVVKHLEIGQKSSGNQYVVEVEDSCNPKTDAKLDEAIEENQHMKTNLVTRNELVDEKLDSDAVREFFLKGMRQFDGVDILEIQCCASPMMSARFELFQKQVEITKKYRGDPNVRYAWLATSKVALPMIMAYGLGLCGAYTTESTYGIGVHLAAASYPDTSANYCDVDENGVQHMVFCRVIMGNMEHLCPGTKRFHPSTEDFDSGVDDLQNPRHFVVWNMNVHTHVYPEFVVSFKIASNGEVLYVVSIGNMVGSENQHTISAVTKFSLGLQNPMQLESTTVDFRNASPLVSEFGGSLGKAPSTNSNSPRAPKSPWMPFPMLFAAISNKVSPKDMELITNHYDLFKAKKISRGDFVKKLRVIVGDVLLRSTILSLQCTIEA, from the exons ATGGATCCAAAGATCGCAAAGGTATCGGGTAGTAGTCGTAGAGTTGTGCTCGGCCTGAAGAGGAAGAGAGCATCTCCACATGCTGCAAATTTTACTGGAGCTATCCGAGCAGTTTTGCAGCGTTCACCCCATTACAAATCAACCCAAAAGCTTGGAAAGAGAAGGAAATTAGATGGATGCAAAAACAAAGTTTTCAGTGGGTGTCATTTTAAAAAACCCTTACTGCGTTATTACTCAAATTACAAGAAAAGTGGTATTCCACAACGTCTTATGTACTATGAGAATGGTGATTGGACTGATTTTCCTCAGGATCTTATTGCTTTTGTGAAGAAAGATTTTCAAGCGAAGAAGGGAGCTGTTGAGGTTGAGCAAGATGGTCATCTTTTTCTGCTTGATTTCCTGCATATGTTGCAACTGGATTTGAAAACAGGTACACAACAACCGATTGCTTGGATTGATGAAGCAGGTGCTTGTTTCTTTCCGGAAATTTACACCAATGATGATGAATTGTATGACTTTTGCCAAAATGAATGTGGCAAAGATCATGAATCAATGTTTAGAGATTCTTATGGGCCCCATGAAATAAAGCTGCAGCTTGAGATTGACATAGCTGGAGTGGAGCAGGCTAAGTTGAAGGAATGTAGCGGGGAGTCAAATGCTGTTGTTAAGCATCTCGAAATTGGACAAAAGTCATCTGGTAACCAGTATGTTGTGGAAGTTGAGGATAGTTGCAACCCGAAAACTGATGCAAAACTAGATGAAGCTATTGAGGAAAATCAGCATATGAAAACCAACTTAGTGACCCGAAACgaattggttgatgaaaagCTGGATTCTGATGCTGTACGGGAGTTTTTTTTAAAGGGTATGAGGCAGTTTGATGGTGTAGACATACTTGAAATACAGTGCTGTGCTAGTCCTATGATGTCAGCACGTTTTGAGCTTTTCCAGAAACAAGTTGAAATTACAAAGAAGTACCGTGGGGATCCAAATGTTCGATATGCATGGCTTGCTACATCGAAAGTAGCACTACCTATGATTATGGCGTATGGACTCGGGCTTTGTGGAGCATACACAACTGAGTCCACATATGGCATTGGTGTCCATCTTGCTGCTGCAAGCTATCCTGATACCAG TGCAAATTACTGTGATGTTGACGAAAATGGGGTACAACACATGGTGTTTTGTCGTGTTATTATGGGAAATATGGAGCATTTATGCCCTGGAACTAAACGGTTTCATCCCAGTACAGAGGATTTTGATAGTGGAGTAGATGATCTTCAGAATCCAAGACATTTCGTAGTCTGGAATATGAATGTGCATACCCATGTTTATCCAGAGTTTGTTGTTAGTTTCAAGATTGCCTCCAATGGTGAAG TACTTTATGTTGTCTCTATAGGGAATATGGTTGGAAGTGAAAATCAGCATACAATTTCTGCAGTCACTAAATTTTCACTAGGGCTTCAAAACCCCATGCAATTGGAATCCACTACAGTTGATTTT AGAAATGCTAGTCCTCTGGTTTCAGAATTTGGGGGATCTCTGGGAAAAGCTCCTAGTACTAATTCAAATAGTCCAAGGGCTCCCAAATCCCCCTGGATGCCTTTTCCTATGTTATTTGCTGCCATCTCGAATAAAGTTTCTCCTAAAGACATGGAACTAATTACCAATCATTATGATCTGTTCAAG GCAAAGAAGATAAGCCGGGGTGATTTTGTTAAAAAGTTGCGAGTGATAGTTGGAGATGTTTTGTTGAGGTCTACAATACTTTCTCTTCAGT GTACCATTGAAGCGTGA
- the LOC123196450 gene encoding uncharacterized protein LOC123196450 — protein MAKEGELWDDSALVKAFDDAVSKYKKMHSKNKNQAPLHLEDHADIREGEDSNVILKTETEITAGKNIVPIEENPYGDSSNGVVMQDAINGYAYPQGVEDYNQLLGQYYELEEKRQQILQRLNQFGNWNYHCSGENFSSGAQWGTCSTSQDIQLPATQTSHPAIVCSCCPYVSQCCLASLTTCSACSLGGACNGRICTDTNAATGSGKSHTVVDSDIVNTAMGAIDRALSSLKTDEEIEKKKENGGDVAQTNNSETDLTVVLNAWYSAGFYTGKYLTEQSIATNRHNFLNLFNCKNAKDIIICHCIYYCKCYIIDTNWWSQVHIRSRKRT, from the exons ATGGCGAAGGAAGGTGAGCTGTGGGATGACTCTGCTCTCGTCAAAGCCTTCGACGATGCCGTTTCCAAATACAAG AAAATGCACAGCAAGAACAAAAACCAAGCTCCTCTTCACCTTGAAGACCATGCGGATATAAG GGAGGGAGAAGATAGCAATGTCATATTAAAGACTGAAACAGAGATAACAGCAGGTAAAAATATTGTTCCAATTGAAGAAAATCCTTATGGAGATTCGTCAAATGGAGTGGTCATGCAAGATGCAATTAATGGCTATGCATATCCACAAGGTGTGGAAGATTACAATCAGTTACTCGGTCAGTATTATGAGCTCGAGGAGAAGAGGCAACAGATTTTACAACGCTTGAATCAATTTGGTAATTGGAATTACCATTGTTCGGGTGAAAATTTCAGCTCCGGGGCACAGTGGGGTACTTGCTCTACTTCTCAAGATATTCAACTCCCTGCAACTCAAACATCTCATCCAGCCATTGTTTGTTCATGCTGCCCATATGTATCTCAATGTTGCCTGGCCTCTCTCACAACATGTTCTGCTTGTTCTCTGGGTGGTGCTTGCAATGGTAGAATTTGTACTGATACTAATGCAGCCACAGGATCTGGAAAGTCGCATACTGTAGTTGACAGTGACATTGTCAATACAGCAATGGGAGCTATAGACAGAGCATTATCTTCCTTGAAGACAGATGAAG agatagagaagaagaaagaaaatggagGGGATGTTGCTCAAACTAATAACTCTGAAACAGATCTTACTGTTGTCTTAAATGCTTGGTATTCTGCAGGTTTCTACACTGGCAA GTACCTCACTGAGCAGTCTATTGCAACGAATCGGCACAA CTTCCTTAATTTGTTCAATTGTAAAAATGCCAAAGACATCATCATCTGTCACTGCATTTATTACTGCAAGTGCTACATCATCGACACAAACTGGTGGAGCCAAGTGCACATCAGATCCAGGAAGAGAACTTAA
- the LOC123196524 gene encoding uncharacterized protein At1g32220, chloroplastic-like has protein sequence MVFLVLPFVRPLSPRALKLQASGRPGYEGSWVDQVNWISGDVFYANWDEVLVGATAVVSTLGGFGSEEQMLRIKGKANAVAVGAAQEYGIPKFILISVHDYHLPPFLLSSGYFTGKRKADSEALSKYPHTGDLEYPFSQFLVFFRSFKVQFMHIWAIGLLFVKFNFWSLSKSKTK, from the exons ATGGTTTTTTTGGTTCTGCCATTTGTAAGGCCGCTGTCTCCAAGGGCATTGAAGTTACAAGC GTCAGGGCGTCCTGGTTATGAGGGTTCATGGGTTGATCAAGTTAATTGGATATCAG GAGATGTTTTCTATGCTAATTGGGATGAAGTGCTTGTTGGGGCTACTGCAGTTGTTTCAACCCTTGGAGGTTTTGGGAGTGAGGAACAGATGCTAAGGATTAAAGGGAAGGCTAATGCTGTAGCTGTTGGTGCTGCACAGGAGTATG GAATTCCCAAGTTTATCTTGATCTCTGTGCATGATTACCATTTGCCACCTTTTTTACTTTCATCAGGATATTTCACAGGAAAGAGGAAAGCAGACTCAGAGGCCCTTTCCAAATATCCACACACTGGTGACTTGGAATATCCCTTTTCTCAGTTTCTGGTTTTTTTCAGAAGCTTTAAGGTTCAATTCATGCATATATGGGCAATAGGccttttatttgtcaaatttaatttctggTCTCTATCTAAAAGCAAGACTAAGTAA
- the LOC123196451 gene encoding dolichyl-diphosphooligosaccharide--protein glycosyltransferase subunit DAD1-like: MARSTNKDAQALFNSLRSTYAATPTTLKIIDLYVGFAFFTALIQVVYMAVVGSFPFNSFLSGVLSCVGTAVLAVCLRIQVNKENKEFKDLAPERAFADFVLCNLVLHLVIMNFLG, from the exons ATGGCGAGATCCACCAACAAGGATGCACAAGCCCTTTTCAACTCCCTTCGTTCTACTTATGCCGCCACTCCCACTACTCTCAAG ATCATCGATCTCTATGTGGGTTTCGCCTTTTTTACCGCGCTGATTCAG GTGGTGTACATGGCTGTTGTTGGATCTTTCCCATTTAATTCTTTTCTCTCTGGAGTACTTTCTTGTGTTGGGACAGCAGTCCTTGCTG TCTGTCTCCGCATCCAAGTCAACAAAGAAAACAAGGAATTCAAG GATTTAGCACCAGAGCGAGCTTTTGCAGACTTTGTTCTCTGCAATCTGGTACTGCATTTGGTGATTATGAATTTCCTTGGATAG
- the LOC123196283 gene encoding glycerol-3-phosphate acyltransferase, chloroplastic-like isoform X1 has translation MSSLSLTFFTALSRVSSVPLSSSLNLNLNVPPPFSLSFQSGPRRFASFKLKAMSKMLQDVESTQKAIVATSSAQDKDKKSSSGEVNHSRTFLDVRTEQELLSGINKETEAGRLSSNLAALMEELYHNYKKTVFSSGKPGADELVVSNMAVTFDRVLLDMEEPFEFQPYHKALREPFDYYMFGQNYIRPLIDFSNSYVGNISFFYEMEQKLQQGHNIVLISNHQTEADPAIIALLLESTNPYISENLIYVAGDRVLTDPLCKPFSMGRNLICVYSKKHMLDAPELIEMKRKANTRSLKEMALLLRGGSQIIWIAPSGGRDRPDPVTEEWHPAPFDASSVDNMRRVAEHSGTPGHIYPLALLCYDIMPPPRQVEKEIGERRAVSFHGVGLSVAPEISFSDIASTFENPEEAKEAYTQALYNSVNEQYNVLKSAIHGKQGLKASITSVSLSQPWN, from the exons ATGTCTTCTTTGTCTCTCACATTCTTCACCGCTTTGTCAAGGGTTTCTTCCGTTCCGTTATCGTCTTCTCTCAACCTCAACCTCAACGTCCCGCCTCCTTTTTCTCTATCGTTTCAATCCGGCCCGCGTAGGTTCGCTTCTTTCAAGCTCAAAGCAATGTCTAAGATGCTTCAGGATGTCGAGTCCACTCAGAAGGCTATCGTGGCTACCAGTTCTGCTCAAGACAAAGACAAGAAGTCTTCCTCCGGCGAGGTGAACCACTCGCGTACTTTTCTTGATGTTCGTACTGAACAAG AACTCTTATCTGGAATTAACAAGGAAACTGAAGCAGGAAGGCTGTCTTCAAATCTTGCAGCATTGATGGAAGAGTTGTatcacaattataaaaaaaca GTCTTCAGCAGTGGAAAGCCTGGGGCTGATGAGCTTGTAGTGTCAAACATGGCTGTGACATTTGATCGTGTACTTTTAGATATGGAG GAGCCATTTGAGTTTCAGCCATATCACAAAGCATTGAGAGAGCCGTTTGACTATTACATGTTTGGTCAAAATTATATTCGTCCTTTGATTGATTTCAG CAATTCATATGTTGGCAACATCTCCTTTTTCTATGAAATGGAACAGAAGCTTCAGCAG GGCCACAATATTGTATTGATCTCTAACCACCAAACTGAAGCAGACCCTGCTATCATTGCTTTGCTGCTCGAATCAACAAACCCCTATATTTCAGAGAACCTG ATTTATGTAGCAGGCGACAGAGTTTTAACTGATCCTCTTTGCAAGCCCTTCAGCATGGGAAG GAATTTAATATGTGTATACTCAAAGAAGCACATGTTGGATGCCCCTGAGCTTAttgagatgaaaagaaaagcCAATACACGAAGTTTGAAAGAGATGGCGTTGCTTTTAAG GGGTGGGTCACAAATAATATGGATAGCTCCAAGTGGTGGTAGAGATCGTCCTGATCCTGTTACTGAAGAATGGCATCCA GCACCCTTTGATGCTTCTTCAGTTGACAACATGAGAAGGGTTGCAGAACATTCTGGTACACCAGGACATATATATCCCTTAGCCCTATTGTGCTATGATATCATGCCCCCTCCACGCCAG GTAGAAAAAGAAATTGGAGAGAGAAGGGCGGTATCCTTCCATGGGGTTGGATTATCAGTGGCACCAGAAATCAGCTTCTCTGATATTGCTTCTACTTTTGAAAATCCTGAAGAG GCCAAAGAAGCTTATACACAAGCACTGTATAATTCTGTGAACGAACAGTACAATGTGCTGAAATCTGCTATACATGGAAAACAAGGACTAAAGGCATCAATTACAAGTGTGTCTTTGTCACAGCCATGGAATTAG
- the LOC123196283 gene encoding glycerol-3-phosphate acyltransferase, chloroplastic-like isoform X2, producing the protein MFVLNKVFSSGKPGADELVVSNMAVTFDRVLLDMEEPFEFQPYHKALREPFDYYMFGQNYIRPLIDFSNSYVGNISFFYEMEQKLQQGHNIVLISNHQTEADPAIIALLLESTNPYISENLIYVAGDRVLTDPLCKPFSMGRNLICVYSKKHMLDAPELIEMKRKANTRSLKEMALLLRGGSQIIWIAPSGGRDRPDPVTEEWHPAPFDASSVDNMRRVAEHSGTPGHIYPLALLCYDIMPPPRQVEKEIGERRAVSFHGVGLSVAPEISFSDIASTFENPEEAKEAYTQALYNSVNEQYNVLKSAIHGKQGLKASITSVSLSQPWN; encoded by the exons ATGTTCGTACTGAACAAG GTCTTCAGCAGTGGAAAGCCTGGGGCTGATGAGCTTGTAGTGTCAAACATGGCTGTGACATTTGATCGTGTACTTTTAGATATGGAG GAGCCATTTGAGTTTCAGCCATATCACAAAGCATTGAGAGAGCCGTTTGACTATTACATGTTTGGTCAAAATTATATTCGTCCTTTGATTGATTTCAG CAATTCATATGTTGGCAACATCTCCTTTTTCTATGAAATGGAACAGAAGCTTCAGCAG GGCCACAATATTGTATTGATCTCTAACCACCAAACTGAAGCAGACCCTGCTATCATTGCTTTGCTGCTCGAATCAACAAACCCCTATATTTCAGAGAACCTG ATTTATGTAGCAGGCGACAGAGTTTTAACTGATCCTCTTTGCAAGCCCTTCAGCATGGGAAG GAATTTAATATGTGTATACTCAAAGAAGCACATGTTGGATGCCCCTGAGCTTAttgagatgaaaagaaaagcCAATACACGAAGTTTGAAAGAGATGGCGTTGCTTTTAAG GGGTGGGTCACAAATAATATGGATAGCTCCAAGTGGTGGTAGAGATCGTCCTGATCCTGTTACTGAAGAATGGCATCCA GCACCCTTTGATGCTTCTTCAGTTGACAACATGAGAAGGGTTGCAGAACATTCTGGTACACCAGGACATATATATCCCTTAGCCCTATTGTGCTATGATATCATGCCCCCTCCACGCCAG GTAGAAAAAGAAATTGGAGAGAGAAGGGCGGTATCCTTCCATGGGGTTGGATTATCAGTGGCACCAGAAATCAGCTTCTCTGATATTGCTTCTACTTTTGAAAATCCTGAAGAG GCCAAAGAAGCTTATACACAAGCACTGTATAATTCTGTGAACGAACAGTACAATGTGCTGAAATCTGCTATACATGGAAAACAAGGACTAAAGGCATCAATTACAAGTGTGTCTTTGTCACAGCCATGGAATTAG